The segment CATGGCCCGGTCGGTTCAAACTGCCAGCCCATCTCCCCCATTTTCTTTTCAAATTGCTGGATTTCTTCTAAAAACTGTTCCACTTTTGAGGATGAGATAAGATAGACGCTATTCCAGGTCATGTTTTCTTTCCTACCTGTCACATCTTTGCTCCAATTCCTCTTTACGTTCCCTTGCAAAACAAATTCCTTAAGATGTGTATGGATTCTTTCACTCACACGATCCTTTTCATTCTCCACTTCATCCTCAATCAATTTATCGAGTTTTTTCTTTTCGAAGAATTGTTTCCCTTTAGATAAATGGCTGATTTCTTCTCTACGCTTCTCTATCGCGGGATTGCTCTGGCTTACTTGCTTCTTTAATAATTCATCATTGCAATATATTTTAAGATTCCATTCCTCATTGCCTTCTAGAAGCGCAAAAGTGTCTGTCATCTTGGAATGATTTTGCTGAACAATATCTATTAATCTAGTTTCATTTTTATATAACGTACAAAACTTTAAAGGTATTACAGTATACAATTTCGATAATCCCATTACTGTTTCATGATGATGAAATGCTTTTTCCTGTAGCCATTCCATATCACCATTGATTTTCTCTTTGATGATTTCCTCTGAATACTCTTTTGCATCCAATTTACATACAATAGCGGTTATTTCCCCTATTGATATGGTGTATATATCACCTTTTCCATCAAAACCTTTCATGGATGGAACAGGCAGGCTTACTGATTCATTAGATGGGATTAACCCATATAAATAAATTAATTCCCCCATATCCTAACCCTCACTTCTTTTTGGTCAACTGCTCCCATTGTTCCATTTCCAAATTCTTGGCTACTTCGTAACGGTGCAACAGTTCTGCTTCCTTCTCTTTATACGCTTCATCCGGAATTTCACCTAATTCATACATCATCTGTAACTGAATGAGCTTTTTTTGAATGGTTGGAAGGTCATACAGTTCTTTGTCCGCTTCCTCTTTTACTTTCTCGCCGATCTTAATGACAAGATTGATAGGTGCAGATATTAATTTATGGAGCATTTAAGCACCCTCGACTGTTAATCTGATATTGACAAAGTTGTAGGCCGGCCATGGACCACTGTAATTGAAATCGACCTTATCCTTCCACTTTTCATGAGCTTCATTTACTTTCTCATCAAACTCCGCTTCCTTTTCCCTATCAATTAAAAAGGAGGCATTCAACAGCATTTTCTCACCAATAGGATCATTTACCTTCGATGCTTCCGCTGTTTCCTTTAATGGTTGAAAAATTTCTGCTTGCATTTCTTCTTGGAGGGATTGGAAAAGCTTTTGAGCTGCCTCACCTAACTGGATTCGCTCATAATAACTGGCTGCTTCTGATTTCCCTCGGACCGTCTCCGCCATTTTCCCCATTTTTTCATTGCCACTAGCCAATTCTTCCAACCATTCCTTTTTCCCAATTAGTTTTAAGCCCAATTCGATTTTTCCTTTGATAGCTGGGAAAAGTTTCTCGAATTGAGGATATAAGTTTTCAAGCAGGACGGCTACAT is part of the Sutcliffiella sp. FSL R7-0096 genome and harbors:
- a CDS encoding GvpL/GvpF family gas vesicle protein encodes the protein MGELIYLYGLIPSNESVSLPVPSMKGFDGKGDIYTISIGEITAIVCKLDAKEYSEEIIKEKINGDMEWLQEKAFHHHETVMGLSKLYTVIPLKFCTLYKNETRLIDIVQQNHSKMTDTFALLEGNEEWNLKIYCNDELLKKQVSQSNPAIEKRREEISHLSKGKQFFEKKKLDKLIEDEVENEKDRVSERIHTHLKEFVLQGNVKRNWSKDVTGRKENMTWNSVYLISSSKVEQFLEEIQQFEKKMGEMGWQFEPTGPWPAYHFSSFS
- a CDS encoding GvpL/GvpF family gas vesicle protein; this translates as MSQEEKMGIYIICGIQTDAEEEFGHIELEGERRELFTISYKDSAMVAAEVPMKIYHPNKENLMMHQQAISLVMKQNDTVIPVSFGNVFHSREDVAVLLENLYPQFEKLFPAIKGKIELGLKLIGKKEWLEELASGNEKMGKMAETVRGKSEAASYYERIQLGEAAQKLFQSLQEEMQAEIFQPLKETAEASKVNDPIGEKMLLNASFLIDREKEAEFDEKVNEAHEKWKDKVDFNYSGPWPAYNFVNIRLTVEGA
- a CDS encoding gas vesicle protein GvpG: MLHKLISAPINLVIKIGEKVKEEADKELYDLPTIQKKLIQLQMMYELGEIPDEAYKEKEAELLHRYEVAKNLEMEQWEQLTKKK